ACGGGTTTTTTTGGAATTTGGAAATTCGTTTTACGTTTTTGCGCTTTACGTTCCCCTTTTCCAACATCCGAGATACACATCGCGCTGTCGTGGCATTTCCGTCACTGTTTCGAAGTCGCATAAAGCTGCTGTTGTACGGCTGAAAAATTTTTCTTCAGCAACGGCGAACCCCACCTCCTCGGCATAGCGGTGAAGTATGTCGCGCGTGTAGATGCGATGCGCGTTGAACGCGATCGCGGGGTGGCCGCGCGTGAGTTCGGTCGTGATGATGAGGCTGCCGCCCGGCGCGAGGACCCGCGCCATTTCGCGGAGCGCCTTGTGGTCGGCGTCGAGGTCAAAGTCGTCCCCGTAGCGTCCGAGGCCGAAGTGCTCAAGAGTGCAGAGGGAGACGATCATGTCAAATGAAGCATCTTCGAGAGGGAGCTTTTTTGCGTCGCCGGTTAGTACGGTTTCATTTTTGAGCACCGGGCGTCTACCGCGGACGTCGAGCGTCGTCACCGGAAGCGAGGCAAGGAGCCCGAGCACGAACCAGCGGTATGAGCCGATGTCGAGTATGCGCTCTGGGTGGAGCGTAGCAATGTGTCGAGCGGCGAACTCGCACTCAAAATCAATATAGTTTTCTGTATGCTCTCCGCCCTCATAGAGCGGCTCGGAGAAGATATCGGTGTCGGCAGGCGCGGATTTTTCGAGCATCGCGAGCGCTTCATCGTACGCTCGTTTGAACTCGCGCGGAAAAGCCGCTTGCCGCCTGCTGCGGTAGAGCTGCCAGCCGGTGGGGGAGAGGAGTTTGTTGAGGGGATGCATGATGTCACGAATTTTCAATTTACAATTTTCAATCAATTTTCAATTACCCAATTTTCAAACACGACGTCGTCCGGCATTGAATCATTGAAACATTGAAAATTTATTGAAAATTGAAAATTGCGCATTGAAAATTGATATGATTACTGACTTCCAATATCTGCTATATAACCTTCTGTGTCGAGTATGCCAAGCATGTACTGCCAGCGTACATAAAAATAGTGAATGTTGCCGAGGAAGACGATGAAAAAAATAATAGGGAGTAGAGCGGGCGCGAGGCGGCGGAGCGTTTTGTAAAGCGGGAAGCGGCGCGTGGCGAGCCATGAGAAGCGTTCGTCGATTAAGAACGTCAGCGCGAACGCAAGAGAAATCTGCGAGGGCAGGAGGAAGCGGTGCTGGTGCGAGGTGAGGAACGTCATGGTATAGAGCGCGAGAAAGAGCAAGACCGCAAGTACCGTAGGGCGCGACCAGCGTCTTTGTAGAAGCAGTGTTATTGGGACGAGCAGAGCAAAGAGGACGAAGTAGCCGAAAATGATGAGGCGACTCGAGCTCTCGTTTTCTTGCGTGAATGCGCCTGCGTAGCGGAGATAGGGGAAGGCGAGGAAGTTTTTTACGGTGCGGTCGGCGAGAAAGGTGTTTACATCGCTCGTCGCCCGCGTATCGGAGAACATTGGGTAGACTGGGTTGCCGTGTACAAACGTATTTTTAAGGTACCAAAATGAGCTGACGAGCATGGTGGTGAGCACGAACGTCAAAAGCAGCGTGCGCGCGGTACGGAGTGGAAGGCGTCTTTGCCTGAGCGCGGCGAGGAGCAGCCCCCCGCCCGCTAGGGCAAAAAAGAGCGCGTGGTATTTCACCGCAAGCGCAAAACCGAGGAGGATTCCCGCAAGCGCCACTGTCGACACTGTTAAACATCGGATGTTTAACATTTTGTTATCGCGCGGCGCTGCGGCTTCCTTGAAGAGGAGAAGTATACTCGCGGCACCGAAGAGGTACGCAAGCATGTCAACGTAGCCGCCGTGGAACACCTCGCGCCAGAGGTCCATGAGGGAGAGCACCAGCAGCACGAGCATAAAGGGCAAAAAGGATTGGCGAAGATGCCGTTGCGCCGCTCCATAGAGCACGATGAGGAGGAACGGCATCGTGCTCCACTGTACAAGCTGGAAGGCAAACGGGCCTTCAATGGCGTTTTTTTCAGAGCCTTTTTCGCCGGGACCCTTGATGAGCCTGCCGGTTTCACCAAAGAGCGTCGTCGGTACGGCGTATATAATTTCGCCGAAGAATGGAATCGGCGTGCTCTCGAGGCCGACAGAGAGGCCTTGATTGCGTGCGATGCTCTCGATGATCGGGTAGTGATAATCGAGCGTATCGTGGCCGGTGAGCGGCACAAAGATGAGCGCGGCATTGAGTGCAAGCCAGAGGAGGATGAGGAACTTGAGAGCGGTGTAGGAGAGGAAGCGCGCTTTGATGCTCTGCGTCTCGCCTGCTCTCGGAAGCGAGCGGAG
This genomic window from bacterium contains:
- a CDS encoding class I SAM-dependent methyltransferase, producing the protein MHPLNKLLSPTGWQLYRSRRQAAFPREFKRAYDEALAMLEKSAPADTDIFSEPLYEGGEHTENYIDFECEFAARHIATLHPERILDIGSYRWFVLGLLASLPVTTLDVRGRRPVLKNETVLTGDAKKLPLEDASFDMIVSLCTLEHFGLGRYGDDFDLDADHKALREMARVLAPGGSLIITTELTRGHPAIAFNAHRIYTRDILHRYAEEVGFAVAEEKFFSRTTAALCDFETVTEMPRQRDVYLGCWKRGT